One window of the Microcoleus sp. bin38.metabat.b11b12b14.051 genome contains the following:
- a CDS encoding glycosyltransferase family 2 protein: MTSSSSKIPVSVLIPAKDEELNLPACLASIARADEVFMVDSQSSDRTVEIAINSGAKVVQFYFNNRWPKKKNWSLDNLPFRNEWVLIVDCDERIPPELWDEIARAIEDPSFDGYYLNRKVFFLGQWLRYGGRYPDWNLRLFKHQKGRYENLGTESVPNTGDNEVHEHVILAGQVGYLKHDMIHEDYRNLFHWIERHNRYSNWEARVYYNILTGRGDSGTIGAHLFGDAVQRKRFLKKVWVRLPFKPLLRFILFYFIQLGFLDGKAGYIYARLLSQYEYQINAKLYELSCCGGQLNVAEPEPPLSPPVVRSQETEVKSP, encoded by the coding sequence ATGACATCTAGTTCATCAAAGATTCCGGTTTCAGTTCTCATTCCGGCAAAAGACGAAGAACTTAATCTACCTGCGTGTCTGGCCAGCATTGCCAGGGCGGATGAAGTTTTTATGGTTGATTCCCAAAGCAGCGATCGCACGGTTGAAATTGCCATCAACAGCGGCGCCAAAGTAGTCCAATTCTACTTCAACAACCGCTGGCCGAAAAAGAAAAATTGGTCGTTAGACAACCTGCCCTTTCGCAACGAATGGGTATTAATTGTCGATTGCGACGAGCGCATTCCTCCGGAGCTTTGGGACGAAATCGCCCGCGCGATCGAAGACCCAAGTTTTGACGGCTACTACCTCAACCGCAAAGTCTTCTTTTTAGGACAGTGGCTGCGTTATGGCGGCCGCTATCCCGACTGGAATTTGCGTTTGTTCAAGCATCAAAAAGGCCGTTACGAAAATCTCGGCACTGAATCCGTCCCCAATACAGGTGACAACGAAGTTCACGAACACGTGATTTTAGCAGGTCAAGTCGGCTACTTAAAACATGATATGATCCACGAGGATTATCGCAATTTATTTCACTGGATAGAGCGCCATAACCGTTATTCTAATTGGGAAGCTCGCGTTTATTACAATATTCTTACGGGTCGCGGCGACAGCGGCACTATTGGCGCTCACCTCTTTGGAGATGCCGTGCAGCGGAAGCGATTTCTTAAAAAAGTTTGGGTGCGGCTGCCTTTTAAACCACTGCTGCGATTTATTTTATTTTACTTCATTCAGCTCGGCTTTTTGGATGGAAAAGCTGGCTATATTTATGCAAGGCTATTGAGTCAGTACGAGTATCAAATTAATGCCAAACTTTACGAGTTGAGCTGCTGCGGCGGTCAGTTGAATGTCGCAGAACCTGAGCCTCCCCTATCCCCGCCTGTAGTTAGAAGTCAGGAGACTGAAGTTAAATCTCCTTAA
- a CDS encoding glycosyltransferase family 2 protein, with protein MQHLPQISAIICTHNRAAYLGGAIDSLLVQDFGENFEVVVVDNASSDYASPESSISRTREVVEARLGDRRLKYVWEPEIGLSVARNTGAIEARSEILAYLDDDAVADPHWLRALHSAYQTNQKLAVAGGKVNLLWPSGVSPPDWLSPGLAQNLGAYDLGDACLYVTAAGLTPRGVNYSIRRAFLEQIGGFDLKLGRVGKKLLSNEELRATELALELGWQVVYLPDALVLHHVATERLNKAWFFERGWWQGISECYREQLSDRAGIAQLGRGGERIFRGIWKSFKYIKDPGLRFENFVFAWGQIGYLSAAVRGLIFAPKSTSRH; from the coding sequence ATGCAACATCTTCCTCAGATATCAGCGATTATTTGTACCCACAATCGGGCTGCCTATTTAGGTGGGGCGATCGACAGCTTGCTGGTACAGGATTTTGGCGAAAACTTTGAAGTAGTAGTAGTGGATAACGCTTCTAGCGATTATGCCAGTCCCGAGAGTTCTATATCGCGCACCCGCGAGGTGGTAGAAGCAAGACTGGGCGATCGGCGCCTCAAGTACGTATGGGAACCGGAAATCGGGCTGTCAGTAGCCAGGAACACCGGCGCGATCGAAGCACGCAGCGAAATATTAGCTTATCTCGACGACGACGCAGTTGCCGATCCGCATTGGCTCAGGGCGCTGCACTCCGCTTATCAAACCAATCAAAAACTAGCCGTAGCTGGCGGCAAAGTTAACCTGCTCTGGCCTAGTGGAGTCTCCCCGCCCGACTGGCTGTCGCCGGGATTAGCCCAAAACTTGGGAGCCTACGATTTGGGCGATGCTTGCCTCTACGTAACTGCTGCTGGTTTGACTCCCAGGGGTGTAAACTATTCGATCCGGCGCGCTTTTCTCGAACAAATTGGCGGCTTCGATCTCAAACTCGGTAGAGTTGGTAAAAAGTTGCTCTCAAATGAAGAATTGCGCGCCACAGAATTAGCACTAGAGCTAGGTTGGCAAGTAGTTTATCTCCCTGATGCCCTCGTGCTGCACCATGTCGCCACAGAAAGGCTCAACAAAGCTTGGTTTTTTGAGCGCGGGTGGTGGCAAGGCATCAGCGAGTGTTATCGGGAACAATTGTCCGATCGAGCCGGTATTGCTCAGCTTGGGCGGGGGGGTGAAAGAATCTTCAGGGGCATCTGGAAGTCTTTTAAATACATTAAAGATCCGGGGCTGCGCTTTGAAAATTTCGTTTTTGCCTGGGGTCAAATCGGTTATTTGAGTGCGGCAGTCCGCGGGCTGATTTTTGCACCGAAATCGACCAGCAGGCATTAG
- a CDS encoding helix-turn-helix domain-containing protein, producing the protein MLPRTRGCTILVYNWAIAVITDRWRAKEKESWIHRKAGNACSFS; encoded by the coding sequence TTGCTCCCCCGCACAAGGGGATGTACTATTCTTGTGTATAACTGGGCTATTGCTGTGATAACAGACAGATGGAGAGCGAAAGAAAAAGAGAGTTGGATACACAGAAAAGCAGGCAATGCTTGTTCATTCAGTTGA
- the cobU gene encoding bifunctional adenosylcobinamide kinase/adenosylcobinamide-phosphate guanylyltransferase, translating into MANLKETGSRQLILVTGPARSGKSEWAETLAADSGKQVIYVATGTVDETDLEWRRRLELHRNRRPAHWTTLEVPIELPAVVRSASESDCLLIDSLGTWTANLLEQESAVWAAAQQDLLAGLKSAAADVILVGEETGWGVVPAYPAGRLFRDRLGTLVRHIGAIADAVYLATGGYALNLCALGTRLPPGKI; encoded by the coding sequence ATGGCTAACTTAAAAGAGACTGGATCGAGACAATTAATCTTAGTGACTGGGCCGGCCAGAAGTGGCAAAAGTGAATGGGCAGAAACTCTGGCTGCGGATTCGGGAAAACAAGTAATCTATGTGGCTACCGGTACGGTTGATGAAACTGATTTGGAGTGGCGGCGCCGCTTGGAATTGCACCGCAATCGCCGTCCCGCCCATTGGACAACTCTGGAAGTGCCGATCGAATTACCGGCAGTTGTGCGATCGGCCTCTGAGTCGGATTGCTTGTTGATCGATTCCCTCGGAACTTGGACGGCAAATCTTTTAGAACAAGAATCTGCTGTGTGGGCTGCTGCACAGCAAGATTTGCTCGCAGGTTTGAAGTCGGCGGCGGCGGATGTGATTTTGGTAGGAGAGGAAACCGGATGGGGCGTTGTGCCTGCTTATCCGGCGGGACGGCTGTTTCGCGATCGCCTCGGCACTCTCGTGCGCCACATCGGGGCGATCGCCGATGCTGTTTATCTCGCTACGGGTGGTTATGCCTTAAATTTGTGCGCTTTGGGGACACGGCTACCGCCGGGGAAAATTTAA